A single genomic interval of Streptomyces sp. 1222.5 harbors:
- a CDS encoding ATP-dependent 6-phosphofructokinase → MRIGVLTAGGDCPGLNAVIRSVVHRAVAQYGDEVIGFEDGYRGLLDRHYRTLDLDAVSGILARGGTILGSSRLERDRLREACERATDMVEEFGIDALIPIGGEGTLTAARMLSDAGLPVVGVPKTIDNDISSTDRTFGFDTAVGVATEAMDRLKTTAESHQRVMVVEVMGRHAGWIALESGMAAGAHGICLPERPFDPADLAKMVEERFARGKKFAVVCVAEGAHPVDGSMDYGKGEIDQYGHERFQGIGTALAYELERRLGKEAKPVILGHIQRGGVPTAYDRVLATRFGWHAVEAAHRGQFGRMTALRGTDIVMVPLAEAVTELKTVPKDRMDEAESVF, encoded by the coding sequence ATGCGCATCGGAGTTCTCACCGCAGGCGGCGACTGCCCCGGCCTGAACGCCGTGATCCGGTCCGTCGTGCACCGGGCGGTCGCGCAGTACGGCGACGAGGTCATCGGCTTCGAGGACGGCTACCGGGGTCTGCTCGACCGCCACTACCGCACCCTCGACCTGGACGCGGTCAGCGGCATCCTCGCCCGCGGCGGCACCATCCTCGGCTCCTCCCGCCTGGAGCGCGACCGGCTGCGCGAGGCCTGCGAGCGGGCCACCGACATGGTCGAGGAGTTCGGCATCGACGCGCTGATCCCGATCGGCGGCGAGGGCACGCTGACCGCGGCCCGCATGCTCTCCGACGCCGGTCTCCCGGTCGTCGGCGTCCCGAAGACCATCGACAACGACATCTCCTCCACCGACCGCACCTTCGGTTTCGACACCGCCGTCGGCGTGGCCACCGAGGCGATGGACCGCCTGAAGACCACCGCCGAGTCCCACCAGCGGGTGATGGTCGTCGAGGTCATGGGCCGGCACGCCGGCTGGATCGCCCTGGAGTCCGGCATGGCCGCCGGCGCCCACGGCATCTGCCTTCCCGAGCGCCCCTTCGACCCCGCCGACCTGGCCAAGATGGTCGAGGAACGCTTCGCCCGCGGCAAGAAGTTCGCCGTCGTCTGCGTCGCCGAGGGCGCCCACCCCGTCGATGGCTCCATGGACTACGGCAAGGGCGAGATCGACCAGTACGGCCACGAGCGTTTCCAGGGCATCGGCACCGCGCTGGCGTACGAGCTGGAGCGGCGCCTCGGCAAGGAGGCCAAGCCGGTCATCCTCGGCCACATCCAGCGCGGCGGCGTACCCACCGCCTACGACCGCGTCCTCGCCACCCGCTTCGGCTGGCACGCCGTCGAGGCCGCGCACCGCGGCCAGTTCGGCCGGATGACCGCGCTGCGCGGCACCGACATCGTGATGGTGCCGCTCGCCGAGGCCGTCACCGAGCTGAAGACGGTGCCGAAGGACCGCATGGACGAGGCGGAGTCGGTGTTCTAG
- a CDS encoding carbohydrate ABC transporter permease: MPRKRASRRLAADVSLLAVAVAFALPLTWVLLSSVDPHAGLRVRVPDGLTLANFDAILTPDITYTPLLNSLLLCGGATALTVACAALAAYPLSRFRSRLNRPFLLTILFATSLPITAIMVPVYALFVRVNLIDTLQGTILFFAASQLPFAIWLMKNFMDGVPRELEEAAWTDGASSLQSLVRIVLPLMGPGVAVVTVFSFVMMWGNFFVPFMLLLTPDRMPASVSINDFFGNRGMVAYGQLAAFSVIYSTPVILLYVLVARRLGGGFALGGAVKG, translated from the coding sequence ATGCCCCGCAAGCGCGCCTCCCGGCGGCTCGCCGCCGACGTCTCGCTCCTCGCGGTGGCCGTCGCCTTCGCGCTGCCCCTCACCTGGGTGCTGCTGTCGTCCGTGGACCCGCACGCCGGCCTGCGGGTCAGGGTCCCGGACGGGCTCACCCTGGCGAACTTCGACGCGATCCTCACCCCGGACATCACCTACACCCCGCTGCTGAACAGCCTGCTCCTGTGCGGGGGCGCCACCGCGCTGACCGTCGCCTGCGCCGCGCTCGCGGCCTACCCGCTCTCCCGGTTCCGGTCCCGGCTGAACCGGCCGTTCCTGCTGACGATCCTGTTCGCGACGAGCCTGCCGATCACGGCGATCATGGTGCCGGTGTACGCGCTGTTCGTCCGGGTGAACCTGATCGACACCCTCCAGGGCACCATCCTCTTCTTCGCCGCCTCCCAGCTGCCCTTCGCCATCTGGCTGATGAAGAACTTCATGGACGGGGTGCCGAGGGAACTGGAGGAGGCGGCGTGGACGGACGGCGCGTCCTCGCTCCAGTCCCTGGTCCGGATCGTGCTGCCGCTGATGGGACCGGGCGTCGCCGTGGTCACCGTCTTCTCGTTCGTGATGATGTGGGGGAACTTCTTCGTCCCGTTCATGCTGCTGCTCACCCCGGACCGGATGCCGGCCTCGGTCAGCATCAACGACTTCTTCGGCAACCGGGGCATGGTGGCCTACGGACAGCTCGCCGCGTTCTCCGTCATCTACTCCACCCCCGTGATCCTGCTCTATGTGCTGGTGGCCCGCAGACTGGGCGGCGGATTCGCCCTGGGCGGCGCGGTGAAGGGGTGA
- a CDS encoding XRE family transcriptional regulator, translating into MRPPSSRPSRPAPPFNAPAARRLRAALGMGPEHVAYGLRVSYGLPYVTPDLVTAWERGTATPENLELTALAGVLWCSPGELLGRPRTLREHRLARAVAAEDVAHAVGMDLRGYLRMEERDDWRGNERQSAALARVLDLALPDFVSVTGREAKLADLLHSAVTTRWQAYVRPVTKLAPVDRNVLEEVLQELHQDYQGHMAATLSWGGGTRDASESGRDFLDRIVDNFWAGVESRTP; encoded by the coding sequence GTGCGCCCACCCTCATCCCGACCCAGTCGGCCCGCTCCTCCGTTCAACGCCCCGGCCGCCCGCAGGCTCCGCGCCGCGCTCGGCATGGGGCCCGAGCACGTCGCCTACGGACTGCGCGTCTCCTACGGACTGCCCTACGTCACCCCCGACCTCGTGACCGCCTGGGAACGCGGCACCGCCACCCCCGAAAACCTGGAACTCACCGCACTGGCGGGCGTGTTGTGGTGCTCGCCGGGTGAGCTCCTCGGCCGCCCCCGCACCCTGCGCGAGCACCGCCTCGCCCGGGCCGTCGCCGCGGAGGACGTCGCCCACGCCGTCGGCATGGACCTGCGCGGCTACCTGCGGATGGAGGAGCGCGACGACTGGCGGGGCAACGAGCGCCAGTCGGCCGCGCTCGCGCGGGTACTGGACCTCGCCCTGCCGGACTTCGTGTCCGTCACGGGCCGCGAGGCGAAGCTCGCCGATCTGCTGCACAGCGCGGTGACCACCCGCTGGCAGGCCTACGTCCGGCCGGTGACGAAGCTGGCCCCGGTCGACCGGAACGTCCTGGAGGAGGTCCTCCAGGAATTGCACCAGGACTACCAGGGCCACATGGCCGCCACCCTCAGCTGGGGCGGCGGTACGCGCGATGCCAGCGAGTCCGGACGGGACTTCCTCGACCGGATCGTCGACAACTTCTGGGCGGGCGTCGAGAGCAGAACGCCGTAG
- a CDS encoding carbohydrate ABC transporter permease codes for MTARRRAARALPLTPALVLLLLFLAGPIAYCAYIAFTDLQLTGQAHSSFVGLANFRRAFRDDAFLNAVWLTLVFTVLSSLVGQNTLGLALAALMKRASKPVRTLTGGVVVTAWVLPEVVAGFLLYAFFRREGTLNAILDQLHLPRQNWLFTLPVLAVSFANVWRGTAFSMLVYSAALDGIPAEITEAAEVDGAGGWRRMWHITLPMIRRSIGTNLMLNTLQTLSVFGLIWVMTRGGPGDRSQTLPLYMYEQAFQNSMIGYGTAVALLLLLVGSLFSVVYLRLLRTEV; via the coding sequence GTGACGGCTCGGCGCCGGGCCGCCCGGGCCCTTCCGCTCACCCCCGCCCTCGTCCTGCTGCTGCTCTTCCTCGCCGGACCGATCGCCTACTGCGCCTACATCGCCTTCACCGACCTCCAGCTGACGGGCCAGGCCCACTCCTCCTTCGTCGGCCTCGCCAACTTCCGCCGGGCGTTCCGGGACGACGCGTTCCTGAACGCCGTGTGGCTGACACTGGTGTTCACCGTGCTGTCCTCGCTCGTCGGGCAGAACACCCTGGGGCTCGCCCTGGCCGCGCTGATGAAGCGTGCCTCGAAGCCCGTCCGCACCCTCACCGGCGGGGTCGTCGTCACGGCCTGGGTGCTGCCGGAGGTGGTCGCGGGGTTCCTGCTCTACGCGTTCTTCCGGCGCGAGGGCACGCTCAACGCGATCCTGGACCAGCTCCATCTCCCGCGGCAGAACTGGCTGTTCACGCTGCCCGTCCTCGCCGTGTCGTTCGCCAACGTGTGGCGCGGCACGGCCTTCTCCATGCTCGTGTACTCCGCCGCCCTCGACGGGATACCCGCCGAGATCACGGAGGCGGCCGAGGTGGACGGGGCCGGCGGGTGGCGCCGGATGTGGCACATCACGCTGCCGATGATCCGCCGGTCCATCGGCACCAACCTCATGCTCAACACGCTGCAGACGCTGTCCGTCTTCGGCCTGATCTGGGTGATGACCCGGGGCGGCCCCGGAGACCGCAGCCAGACCCTGCCGCTGTACATGTACGAACAGGCCTTCCAGAACAGCATGATCGGCTACGGCACCGCCGTGGCCCTGCTCCTGCTGCTCGTCGGCTCCCTGTTCTCCGTCGTCTACCTGCGGCTGCTGCGGACGGAGGTCTGA
- a CDS encoding extracellular solute-binding protein — protein sequence MPVRPTAALSALLTAALAATALTACSPGSGSSPDTVKVSYKQSTDNSVKVMDTYLAGIKKQFESQYPGKKVEFVPIKAPDSEYYTKLQQMLRSPRTAPDLVYEDTFLINSDITSGYLKPLDPYLAKWPDWSRFIGTAKAAAKGEDGKTYGVPDGTDTRGLWFDKRVFAKAGLPADWQPKNWDEVLTAARTIKRKVPGVTPINVYTGKPAGEAATMQGFEMLLYGTGDGKTDPLYDAGSKKWIAGGRGFRDALGFVETVYKEKLGPDVSDALDPNFATAVRGELLPEGRLGIDLDGSWLPQDWLPGSGHEWPDWSKRLGLAAMPTQAGQAPGRVSMSGGWTWAIPAKAGNPDLAFDFIRTMQTKDNARKWYIANSGIAVREDVADDPAYATAQPGIAFFTELVASTHYRPAFPAYPKVSTAVQEAMEGVTTGDRSVEQAADDYDATLKDVTGGRVVRR from the coding sequence ATGCCCGTGCGCCCCACCGCCGCTCTCTCCGCCCTCCTCACCGCCGCCCTCGCCGCGACCGCCCTCACCGCGTGCAGCCCGGGATCCGGCAGCAGCCCCGACACCGTGAAGGTGTCGTACAAGCAGTCGACCGACAACTCCGTCAAGGTGATGGACACCTACCTCGCCGGCATCAAGAAGCAGTTCGAGAGCCAGTACCCCGGCAAGAAGGTGGAGTTCGTCCCCATCAAGGCCCCCGACTCGGAGTACTACACCAAGCTCCAGCAGATGCTGAGGTCACCGCGGACGGCACCGGACCTCGTCTACGAGGACACCTTCCTCATCAACTCCGACATCACCAGCGGCTATCTGAAGCCGCTCGACCCGTACCTCGCCAAGTGGCCGGACTGGAGCCGGTTCATCGGCACGGCGAAGGCGGCGGCCAAGGGCGAGGACGGGAAGACGTACGGCGTCCCCGACGGCACCGACACCCGCGGGCTCTGGTTCGACAAGCGCGTCTTCGCGAAGGCCGGCCTGCCCGCCGACTGGCAGCCGAAGAACTGGGACGAGGTGCTCACCGCCGCCCGGACCATCAAGAGGAAGGTACCCGGCGTCACCCCGATCAACGTCTACACCGGCAAGCCCGCCGGCGAGGCCGCCACCATGCAGGGCTTCGAGATGCTGCTCTACGGCACGGGCGACGGGAAGACGGACCCGCTGTACGACGCCGGGAGCAAGAAGTGGATCGCGGGCGGCCGGGGTTTCAGGGACGCGCTCGGATTCGTCGAGACGGTGTACAAGGAGAAGCTCGGCCCGGACGTCTCCGACGCCCTCGACCCCAACTTCGCCACCGCCGTGCGCGGTGAGCTGCTGCCCGAGGGCAGGCTCGGCATCGACCTCGACGGCTCCTGGCTGCCGCAGGACTGGCTGCCGGGCAGCGGGCACGAGTGGCCGGACTGGTCGAAGCGGCTCGGACTGGCCGCCATGCCGACCCAGGCCGGCCAGGCGCCCGGCAGGGTGAGCATGTCCGGCGGCTGGACCTGGGCCATTCCCGCCAAGGCCGGCAACCCCGACCTCGCCTTCGACTTCATCCGGACGATGCAGACCAAGGACAACGCCCGGAAGTGGTACATCGCCAACTCCGGCATCGCCGTCCGCGAGGACGTCGCCGACGACCCGGCGTACGCCACCGCGCAGCCCGGCATCGCGTTCTTCACCGAACTGGTGGCGAGCACCCACTACCGGCCGGCGTTCCCCGCGTACCCGAAGGTGTCGACGGCCGTCCAGGAGGCCATGGAGGGCGTGACGACCGGCGACCGGTCGGTGGAGCAGGCGGCCGACGACTACGACGCCACACTGAAGGACGTCACCGGCGGCCGCGTGGTCCGCAGGTGA
- the pta gene encoding phosphate acetyltransferase — translation MTRSVYVTGIDRGDGRQVVELGVMELLTRQVDRVGVFRPLVHDGPDRLFELLRSRYRLSQDPATGYGMDYQEASALQAEQGTDELVSTLVDRFHRVARDYDVVLVLGTDYADTQFPDELSLNARLANEFGASVIPVVGGRGQSTESVLAETRNAFRAYDGLGCDVLAMVTNRVAREDRDEIAERLANRLPVPCWVVPDEPALSAPTVAQIGQALGAKVLLGDESGLARDALGFVFGGAMLPNFLGALTPGCLVVTPGDRADLVVGSLAAHSAGTPPIAGVLLTLNEVPSDEILTLAARLAPGTPVLSVAGNSFPTAEQLFSLEGKLNAATPRKAETALGLFERYADTADLARRVSAPSSDRVTPMMFEHKLLEQARTDRRRVVLPEGTEERVLHAAEVLLRRGVCDLTLLGPVDQIRKKAADLGIDLGDTQLIDPAASELRDTFAGKYAALRAHKGVTVELAYDVVSDVNYFGTLMVEEGLADGMVSGSVHSTAATIRPAFEIIKTKPESSIVSSVFFMCLADKVLVYGDCAVNPDPNAEQLADIAVQSAGTAARFGVEPRIAMLSYSTGTSGSGADVEKVREATELARSRRPDLKIEGPIQYDAAVEPSVAATKLPGSEVAGQASVLIFPDLNTGNNTYKAVQRSAGAIAVGPVLQGLRKPVNDLSRGALVQDIVNTVAITAIQAQTPAT, via the coding sequence GTGACGCGCAGCGTGTACGTGACCGGGATCGACCGCGGTGACGGCCGCCAGGTAGTGGAACTGGGGGTCATGGAACTCCTCACCCGGCAGGTCGACCGGGTGGGCGTCTTCCGTCCGCTCGTCCACGACGGTCCCGATCGGCTGTTCGAGTTGCTGCGGTCCCGGTACCGCCTCTCGCAGGACCCCGCGACCGGCTACGGCATGGACTACCAGGAGGCGTCCGCGCTCCAGGCCGAGCAGGGCACCGACGAGCTGGTCTCCACGCTGGTGGACCGCTTCCACCGGGTCGCCCGCGACTACGACGTCGTCCTCGTCCTCGGCACCGACTACGCCGACACCCAGTTCCCCGACGAACTGTCCCTCAACGCCCGCCTCGCCAACGAGTTCGGCGCCTCCGTCATCCCGGTGGTCGGCGGCCGCGGGCAGAGCACCGAGTCGGTCCTCGCCGAGACCCGCAACGCCTTCCGCGCCTACGACGGCCTCGGCTGCGACGTCCTCGCCATGGTCACCAACCGGGTCGCCCGCGAGGACCGCGACGAGATCGCCGAGCGGCTCGCGAACCGGCTCCCGGTGCCCTGCTGGGTCGTCCCCGACGAGCCCGCGCTGTCCGCGCCGACGGTCGCGCAGATCGGCCAGGCCCTCGGCGCGAAGGTGCTGCTCGGCGACGAGTCGGGCCTGGCCCGGGACGCGCTCGGCTTCGTCTTCGGCGGCGCGATGCTGCCGAACTTCCTGGGCGCCCTGACCCCCGGCTGCCTGGTCGTCACCCCCGGCGACCGCGCCGACCTGGTCGTCGGCTCGCTGGCCGCCCACAGCGCCGGCACCCCGCCGATAGCCGGCGTGCTCCTCACCCTGAACGAGGTGCCGAGCGACGAGATCCTCACTCTCGCCGCCCGCCTCGCCCCCGGCACCCCCGTGCTCTCGGTGGCCGGCAACTCGTTCCCCACCGCCGAGCAGCTGTTCTCCCTGGAGGGCAAGCTGAACGCGGCCACCCCGCGCAAGGCCGAGACCGCGCTCGGTCTGTTCGAGCGGTACGCCGACACCGCCGACCTGGCCCGCCGGGTCTCGGCGCCGAGCAGCGACCGCGTCACGCCGATGATGTTCGAGCACAAGCTGCTGGAGCAGGCCCGCACCGACCGGCGGCGGGTCGTCCTGCCGGAGGGCACCGAGGAGCGGGTGCTGCACGCGGCCGAGGTGCTGCTGCGCCGGGGCGTGTGCGACCTGACCCTGCTCGGGCCGGTCGACCAGATCCGCAAGAAGGCCGCCGACCTCGGCATCGACCTGGGCGACACCCAGCTGATCGACCCGGCCGCATCCGAACTGCGCGACACCTTCGCCGGGAAGTACGCGGCGCTGCGCGCCCACAAGGGCGTCACGGTCGAACTCGCCTATGACGTCGTCTCCGACGTCAACTACTTCGGCACCCTGATGGTCGAGGAGGGGCTGGCCGACGGCATGGTGTCCGGCTCGGTGCACTCCACGGCGGCGACCATCCGCCCGGCCTTCGAGATCATCAAGACGAAGCCGGAGTCGTCCATCGTCTCGTCCGTCTTCTTCATGTGCCTGGCCGACAAGGTGCTCGTGTACGGCGACTGCGCGGTCAACCCGGACCCCAACGCCGAGCAACTGGCGGACATCGCCGTCCAGTCGGCCGGTACGGCGGCGCGGTTCGGCGTCGAGCCGCGGATCGCGATGCTGTCGTACTCCACCGGCACGTCCGGCTCGGGCGCCGACGTCGAGAAGGTGCGCGAGGCCACCGAGCTGGCCCGTTCGCGGCGCCCGGACCTGAAGATCGAGGGGCCGATCCAGTACGACGCGGCCGTGGAGCCGTCCGTCGCCGCCACCAAGCTGCCGGGCTCCGAGGTCGCCGGCCAGGCCAGCGTGCTGATCTTCCCGGACCTCAACACCGGCAACAACACCTACAAGGCCGTGCAGCGCTCGGCCGGCGCGATCGCGGTCGGCCCCGTCCTGCAGGGTCTGCGCAAGCCGGTCAACGACCTGTCCCGCGGCGCGCTCGTGCAGGACATCGTCAACACCGTCGCCATCACGGCGATCCAGGCCCAGACGCCCGCCACCTGA
- the pyk gene encoding pyruvate kinase → MRRSKIVCTLGPAVDTHEMLVAMIEAGMNVARFNFSHGTHAEHQARYDRVRAASKETGRAIGVLADLQGPKIRLETFAEGPVELERGDEFVITTEDVPGDKHICGTTYKGLPGDVSRGDQVLINDGNVELKVLDVEGPRVKTIVIEGGVVSDHKGINLPGAAVNVPALSEKDVEDLRFALRMGCDLVALSFVRDAKDVQDVHRVMDEEGRRVPVIAKVEKPQAVENMEAVVMAFDGVMVARGDLAVEYPLEKVPMVQKRLIELCRRNAKPVIVATQMMESMITNSRPTRAEASDVANAILDGADAVMLSAESSVGAYPIETVRTMSKIVRAAEQELLSKGLQPLVPGKKPRTQGGSVARAAAEIADFLGGKGLIAFTQSGDTARRLSRYRACQPIIAFTTDEATRNQLTLSWGVESHVVPFVNTTDEMVDLVDQEIAKLSRFDSGDTVIITAGSPPGVPGTTNMLRVHHIGGSN, encoded by the coding sequence ATGCGCCGTTCGAAAATCGTCTGTACTCTCGGCCCCGCGGTCGACACCCACGAGATGCTCGTCGCCATGATCGAGGCGGGCATGAATGTAGCCCGGTTCAATTTCAGCCACGGCACCCACGCCGAGCACCAGGCGCGGTACGACCGCGTCCGTGCCGCCTCCAAGGAGACCGGCCGGGCCATCGGTGTCCTCGCCGACCTCCAGGGCCCGAAGATCCGCCTGGAGACCTTCGCGGAGGGTCCGGTCGAGCTCGAGCGCGGTGACGAGTTCGTCATCACGACCGAGGACGTGCCCGGCGACAAGCACATCTGCGGTACGACGTACAAGGGGCTGCCGGGCGACGTCTCGCGCGGCGACCAGGTCCTCATCAACGACGGCAACGTCGAGCTGAAGGTCCTGGACGTCGAGGGCCCCCGGGTGAAGACGATCGTCATCGAGGGCGGTGTCGTCTCCGACCACAAGGGCATCAACCTGCCCGGCGCGGCCGTCAACGTGCCCGCGCTGAGCGAGAAGGACGTCGAGGACCTGCGCTTCGCCCTCCGGATGGGCTGCGACCTGGTCGCGCTGTCCTTCGTCCGGGACGCCAAGGACGTCCAGGACGTGCACCGCGTCATGGACGAGGAGGGCCGGCGGGTCCCCGTCATCGCCAAGGTGGAGAAGCCGCAGGCGGTGGAGAACATGGAGGCCGTCGTGATGGCGTTCGACGGCGTGATGGTCGCGCGTGGCGACCTCGCCGTCGAGTACCCGCTCGAGAAGGTCCCCATGGTGCAGAAGCGCCTGATCGAGCTGTGCCGGCGCAACGCCAAGCCGGTGATCGTGGCGACCCAGATGATGGAGTCGATGATCACCAACTCCCGTCCGACCCGCGCCGAGGCCTCCGACGTGGCCAACGCGATCCTGGACGGCGCCGACGCGGTCATGCTCTCGGCCGAGTCGAGCGTGGGCGCGTACCCGATCGAGACGGTCCGGACGATGTCGAAGATCGTCCGGGCGGCCGAGCAGGAGCTCCTCTCCAAGGGCCTGCAGCCGCTGGTCCCGGGCAAGAAGCCGCGGACGCAGGGCGGTTCGGTGGCCCGTGCGGCCGCCGAGATCGCCGACTTCCTCGGCGGCAAGGGCCTGATCGCCTTCACCCAGTCCGGTGACACCGCGCGCCGCCTCTCCCGCTACCGCGCGTGCCAGCCGATCATCGCCTTCACCACGGACGAGGCCACCCGCAACCAGCTCACCCTGAGCTGGGGCGTCGAGTCGCACGTCGTGCCGTTCGTGAACACCACCGACGAGATGGTCGACCTGGTGGACCAGGAGATCGCCAAGCTGAGCCGGTTCGACTCGGGCGACACGGTCATCATCACCGCCGGCTCGCCCCCCGGCGTCCCCGGCACCACCAACATGCTCCGCGTGCACCACATCGGCGGCAGCAACTGA
- a CDS encoding acetate kinase translates to MTATRVLVLNSGSSSVKYQLLDMRDRSRLAAGLVERIGEQTSRLKHTCLTTGDTREQTGPIADHDAALKAVAEELGRDGLGLDSPDLAAIGHRVVHGGMFFTEPTVVDDQVLTEIERLIPVAPLHNPANLTGIRTARALRPDLPQVAVFDTAFHTTMPESAARYAIDPKIADRHRIRRYGFHGTSHAYVSRETARLLGKEPSEVNVIVLHLGNGASASAVQGGRCVDTSMGLTPLEGLVMGTRSGDLDPAVIFHLARVGGMSMDEIDTLLNKRSGLFGLCGDNDMREIRRRIDEGDEEARLAFDIYIHRLKKYIGAYFAVLGNVDAVAFTAGVGENAAPVREAAISGLEGLGAAVDPELNAVRGDGPRLISPASARVAVAVVPTDEELEIATQTYALVGKNN, encoded by the coding sequence GTGACCGCGACCCGTGTCCTCGTCCTCAACTCCGGCTCCTCGTCGGTGAAGTACCAGCTGCTCGACATGCGCGACCGGAGCCGGCTGGCCGCCGGCCTGGTGGAGCGGATCGGCGAGCAGACCTCCCGGCTCAAGCACACCTGCCTGACCACGGGCGACACCCGTGAGCAGACCGGGCCGATCGCCGACCACGACGCCGCCCTCAAGGCGGTCGCCGAGGAGCTGGGCCGCGACGGGCTCGGCCTGGACTCGCCGGACCTGGCCGCGATCGGCCACCGGGTGGTGCACGGCGGGATGTTCTTCACCGAGCCCACCGTGGTCGACGACCAGGTGCTCACCGAGATCGAGCGGCTGATCCCGGTCGCCCCGCTGCACAACCCGGCGAACCTCACCGGCATCCGCACCGCGCGGGCGCTGCGCCCCGACCTGCCCCAGGTCGCCGTCTTCGACACCGCGTTCCACACGACGATGCCGGAGTCCGCGGCGCGGTACGCGATCGACCCGAAGATCGCCGACCGGCACCGGATCCGCCGCTACGGCTTCCACGGCACCTCGCACGCCTACGTCTCCCGGGAGACCGCGCGGCTGCTGGGCAAGGAGCCGTCCGAGGTGAACGTCATCGTGCTTCACCTGGGCAACGGCGCCTCGGCGTCCGCGGTCCAGGGGGGCCGGTGCGTGGACACCTCGATGGGACTGACGCCCTTGGAGGGGCTGGTGATGGGTACGCGATCCGGTGATCTGGATCCGGCCGTCATCTTCCATTTGGCACGTGTTGGCGGAATGTCCATGGACGAGATCGACACTCTCCTCAACAAGAGGAGCGGTCTGTTCGGTCTCTGCGGGGACAACGACATGCGGGAGATCCGCCGGCGGATCGACGAGGGCGACGAAGAGGCCCGGCTCGCCTTCGACATTTACATTCACCGCCTCAAGAAGTACATCGGCGCCTATTTCGCCGTACTCGGGAACGTGGACGCGGTGGCCTTCACGGCCGGCGTCGGCGAGAACGCGGCGCCGGTGCGGGAGGCCGCGATCTCGGGCCTGGAGGGGCTCGGCGCAGCGGTCGACCCGGAACTGAACGCCGTGCGCGGCGACGGACCGCGGCTGATTTCCCCGGCGTCCGCGCGGGTGGCCGTGGCCGTGGTGCCGACGGACGAGGAACTGGAGATCGCGACCCAGACCTACGCACTGGTCGGAAAGAACAACTGA